From the genome of Acropora palmata chromosome 4, jaAcrPala1.3, whole genome shotgun sequence, one region includes:
- the LOC141879462 gene encoding uncharacterized protein LOC141879462 — protein MGTRQELKYPEPEVHNEVGREDQGRRMAAEERTGNTRSALAREVLQRTVHQVLVGYKKNSHFFFIKLADKGSGTVVMDKTWYIDECNRQLTDTKFYQHLDEDITADIQKRVTFYVNRMHKDKLINDKTKQYLIQSDVKPGRFYILPKVHKPGNPGRPIVSSNSHPTERLSHFVDYHLQPLVHKLPSFVKDTNDFLNKLLTIGNLPANSLLVTLDVSSLYTNIPHNEGINACERFLRTSSHKTIPTSTLCDLIRMILTMNNFSFNDNHYLQIHGTAMGTKMAPSYANLFLGFFEANALKNAPFQPHTWLRYIDDIFMIWTEGLDNLKISIDYLNNIHSTIKFTSSHSSTNIPFLDVNVSLTNDGNISTDLYTKPTDKHQHLLYSSCHPLHTKKAIPFSLALRLRRICSTDATFHTRTAQLATYLLKRGYNRNFVNKQIRRAADIPRQLTLQTKDNKPKRIPFITTFNPSLPHISHIIKKHFNLLLSSNRCKSVFQHPPVVAFRRSPNLRDLLVTAKLPSNSANPQLPCGSFRCGKNCATCPYISHGLTTYTFFSTGETRPIKFNLTCETKNLIYMIQCNRYRLVT, from the exons ATGGGCACAAGACAAGAGCTCAAATACCCTGAACCAGAGGTTCACAACGAGGTAGGGAGAGAAGATCAAGGCAGAAGAATGGCCGCGGAAGAAAGAACAGGCAATACGAGATCAGCACTGGCAAGGGAAGTTCTTCAAAGAACG gttCACCAAG tgcttgtgggttacaaaaaaaattctcactttttttttataaaactcGCGGACAAAGGTTCCggtactgttgttatggacaagacCTGGTACATCGACGAATGCAACAGACAACTTACTGACACCAAATTCTACCAACACCTAGACGAAGATATCACTGCCGACATACAAAAACGTGTTACTTTTTACGTTAACAGAATGCATAAGGACAAACTTATAAAtgacaaaaccaaacaataccTCATACAATCTGACGTTAAACCAGGACGATTTTACATTCTACCTAAAGTACATAAGCCGGGCAATCCAGGACGCCCTATTGTTTCATCTAACAGCCATCCCACGGAACGCTTGTCTCATTTCGTTGACTATCACCTTCAACCTTTAGTTCATAAACTGCCATCCTTTGTCAAGGACACTAACGACTTTCTTAACAAACTCCTCACCATCGGTAATTTACCCGCTAATTCCTTACTGGTCACACTTGATGTTTCATCATTATATACTAATATCCCACATAATGAAGGTATTAATGCTTGTGAGCGTTTTCTACGCACTTCCTCCCACAAAACCATTCCCACTAGCACACTCTGTGACCTCATTCGTATGATTCTCACCATGAATAATTTCTCCTTTAATGATAACCACTATCTCCAAATCCACGGCACCGCCATGGGTACTAAAATGGCTCCCTCTTATGCTAacctttttcttggttttttcgaagcaaacgctttgaaaaatgccccATTTCAACCTCACACTTGGCTGCGCTATATCGATGATATTTTTATGATCTGGACCGAAGGTCTGGATAACCTAAAAATTTCCATCGACTATCTCAACAACATTCACTCCACCATCAAATTCACCAGTTCACACTCCTCTACTAACATACCTTTCCTTGACGTAAATGTCTCTTTGACTAACGACGGAAATATATCTACTGATCTTTACACCAAACCTACAGACAAACACCAACATCTACTCTATTCATCCTGCCATCctttacatacaaaaaaagccattccttTCAGTCTTGCACTCCGTTTACGACGTATCTGTTCTACCGACGCTACATTTCATACTCGCACTGCTCAACTTGCCACTTACCTCCTTAAACGAGGTTACAACCGTAACTtcgtcaacaaacaaatacgacGCGCCGCAGACATCCCCCGCCAACTCACTTTACAAACCAAAGACAACAAACCTAAACGAATACCATTCATAACTACCTTTAATCCATCACTCCCTCACATCTctcacatcatcaaaaaacatttcaatctgttGCTCTCCTCTAATCGCTGCAAAAGCGTCTTCCAGCATCCACCTGTTGTAGCCTTCCGACGCTCACCCAACCTTCGTGACTTATTAGTTACAGCTAAACTCCCTTCTAATTCTGCCAATCCTCAACTTCCTTGTGGTTCTTTCCGTTGTGGAAAAAACTGCGCTACTTGTCCCTACATTTCTCACGGACTTACTACATATACCTTCTTTTCTACCGGGGAAACTCGccccataaaatttaaccttacttgtgaaactaaaaacctcatctacatgattcaatgcaaccgct ATAGGTTGGTTACATAG